A DNA window from Comamonas fluminis contains the following coding sequences:
- a CDS encoding pentapeptide repeat-containing protein, translating to MSDPTPDTRSALEQVQSHLATHASLVSSQLVGCDLRGLQATQCHFEDVDFSGCLLEGAQLEGSVFERCVFNQAQLVAANLSKTQWQSCQMNQVQLAQTQADSIALYQCSLRQAGIGTAHWTRATLDGCDLAGTDFSGSDLSLSDFSQCNLQGTRFAQTLMHRWTAVKADLRTAIFDKANLTLAFLTEADLSGQHLSSCDLTMANFTGANLQGACLGSAVLPQAQFRECNLQRADLRRAQGIYVRFDGANLQQAQLGSAVLEAASFAQANCAGADMSKMQCIQGNFEFCLLTGAQLSQALLTDSNFSHANLSGSNCSHADFSGANFHRITDTGTCWDGSLRKGVRDTHEQLRAAEDWRSPLHSQTA from the coding sequence ATGAGCGACCCCACACCCGATACCCGCAGCGCGCTGGAGCAGGTTCAAAGCCATCTGGCCACCCACGCATCACTGGTCAGCAGCCAGCTCGTGGGCTGCGACCTCAGAGGGCTTCAGGCCACACAATGCCATTTTGAAGATGTCGATTTTTCTGGCTGCCTGCTGGAGGGCGCGCAGTTGGAGGGCAGTGTTTTCGAGCGCTGTGTTTTCAATCAAGCCCAGCTTGTTGCGGCCAACCTGTCGAAGACGCAATGGCAAAGCTGCCAGATGAATCAGGTGCAACTGGCGCAGACGCAGGCCGATAGCATTGCCTTGTACCAGTGCTCGCTGCGGCAAGCTGGCATCGGCACGGCACACTGGACCAGGGCGACCCTGGATGGCTGCGACCTGGCTGGCACTGACTTTTCAGGCAGCGACCTCTCGCTCAGCGACTTTTCCCAATGCAATCTGCAAGGCACCCGGTTTGCCCAGACGCTGATGCATCGCTGGACGGCGGTCAAGGCAGATCTGCGCACTGCCATTTTTGACAAGGCCAACCTGACGCTGGCTTTTCTGACGGAGGCAGACCTCAGCGGCCAGCACCTGAGCAGCTGCGATCTGACGATGGCGAATTTCACAGGAGCGAATCTGCAAGGTGCCTGCCTCGGCAGCGCCGTATTACCGCAAGCTCAGTTTCGTGAATGCAATCTGCAACGCGCCGACCTCCGCCGCGCACAGGGCATCTATGTGCGCTTTGATGGCGCTAATCTGCAACAGGCCCAGTTGGGCAGCGCAGTGCTGGAGGCCGCAAGCTTTGCCCAGGCCAACTGCGCAGGGGCTGATATGTCCAAAATGCAGTGCATTCAGGGCAATTTCGAGTTTTGCCTGCTCACTGGTGCCCAGCTGAGCCAAGCCTTACTGACCGATAGTAATTTCTCTCACGCGAACTTGAGCGGGAGCAATTGCAGCCACGCCGATTTTAGCGGTGCCAATTTCCACCGGATCACCGACACAGGAACCTGCTGGGATGGCAGCCTTCGCAAAGGCGTGCGTGACACCCATGAACAACTGCGTGCGGCGGAGGACTGGCGCTCGCCCCTGCACTCCCAGACCGCCTGA
- a CDS encoding DUF2169 family type VI secretion system accessory protein, producing MKIIKPDNQVFLHGLFETRIYTFNLGLIALFDLSNPEFNSLKAETDLWDIWGQFSGTFSTLDAGFPKPKAEFEAYGVAHAPSERSTSPLAVTVQVGEIAKTLLIHGPRHWTTLGNASSPQPLTQIPVTPENAYGGLGYALNPLGKGYRQDELPQIEDPNHPIAFRSDEREPAGFWGFPSHAPQRQKWLGKTDANWLREHWPALPPDTAPEFFQAAPPDQWGPPAWRGDEAIELENWHPEQPLIRSRLPGLRARCFAQRVTPQGEKVFEEIPTHAETVYLFPTLGYGAVLYRGSIAINDPDARDITHIVADWENMSDAPQPMESYRECLETGQPLSESLKEAQAQAQEKTQAAEAASADAAQTSPSSFAADAAPSSAVPLSAAAAAAAGIGVAAAAFAGSETKASTQQASAPKPSGLDTSTAQTSEPVSTPQAEPASIQAASPYQHILDKVLVGQPLTDADAKILASAAPHEMPELTDAHMKAMTQQMLDQRDAMLAEHGLTEADVAAFLKQQGASHEAITLGGMSRAELEAIGSGTASTVAPSTASLDLPPGPSPHQHILDKVLVGQPLTDADAKILASAAPHEMPELTDAHMQAMTQQMLDQRDAMLAEHGLTEADVAAFLRQQGASHEAITLGGMSRAQLEAIGSGSAAAISDSASAALAEAAALPQVSPHQHIVDKVLLGQPLTEADAKVLASAAPHELPEFTDAHMQAMTQQMLDQRDAMLAEHGLTEADVAAFLKQQGASHEAITLGGMSRAELEAIGAPALPPVVSEQVPEEAPKEARSFSNQRAASEPQPSPQPAQPASKLEAASAAVEKPRPEKDWKSLNAIGTGIALGASAANAAAATSPEPASAPTGALTREEVLARHQAGQSLAELDLSGLDLSNADLNAARFEGCILEKTCFDGSLLQGAVFTRAMLQEASFEKADLTQAQLDNVRAHKARFNGACAIRASLVGADMSASEWRSASLLQAQAERADFSNSQMEQLKASEIQAPHANFHECQLRQADFSQAQLTRASFDRALLEAARFDQAQASGSEWYGTRAPQASFTQADMSQARGGMQADFSQSDFRAVRLDGASWQNIGLRQAVLHGASLINTDLSGLEGQGLQMQGAHAQGAQFEHANLQAADLRASNLMGASVRNAKLAGAQLDLCNLHGCDMLDSDIGKASTESAQLTSTLMVIEGRAETRRN from the coding sequence ATGAAAATTATTAAACCAGATAATCAAGTATTTTTGCATGGCCTCTTCGAAACGCGAATATACACATTTAATCTTGGCCTCATTGCTTTATTTGATTTATCCAATCCTGAATTTAATTCTCTGAAAGCTGAAACCGATCTTTGGGACATCTGGGGACAGTTCTCTGGCACTTTTTCAACACTTGATGCGGGCTTTCCTAAGCCTAAAGCCGAATTTGAGGCTTATGGAGTCGCTCATGCACCGTCAGAGCGGAGCACTTCACCGCTTGCAGTGACTGTGCAAGTGGGAGAAATAGCGAAGACGCTTTTAATACATGGCCCCCGCCACTGGACCACATTAGGCAACGCCAGCAGCCCCCAGCCCCTCACGCAAATCCCCGTCACGCCCGAAAACGCCTATGGCGGCCTCGGTTATGCCTTGAACCCGCTGGGCAAGGGTTATCGGCAAGATGAGTTGCCACAGATTGAAGACCCGAATCACCCGATTGCGTTTCGCAGCGACGAGCGCGAGCCTGCGGGGTTTTGGGGCTTTCCCAGCCATGCGCCGCAGCGCCAGAAGTGGTTGGGCAAGACCGATGCCAACTGGCTGCGCGAGCACTGGCCGGCCTTGCCGCCAGATACCGCGCCCGAATTTTTCCAGGCCGCGCCGCCTGATCAATGGGGGCCGCCCGCATGGCGGGGCGACGAGGCTATTGAGCTGGAAAACTGGCACCCCGAGCAGCCACTGATACGCAGCCGCCTGCCCGGCCTGCGTGCCCGCTGTTTTGCGCAGCGCGTCACGCCCCAAGGCGAAAAAGTCTTTGAAGAAATCCCCACCCATGCGGAGACGGTGTATCTCTTCCCTACCCTGGGCTATGGCGCCGTGCTGTACCGGGGCAGCATTGCCATCAATGACCCGGACGCGCGCGACATCACCCATATCGTGGCGGACTGGGAGAACATGAGCGATGCCCCGCAGCCCATGGAAAGCTATCGGGAATGCCTGGAAACCGGCCAGCCTTTGAGCGAGAGCCTCAAAGAAGCACAAGCACAGGCTCAGGAAAAAACCCAAGCCGCCGAAGCAGCAAGTGCCGATGCCGCGCAAACCTCTCCATCCTCTTTTGCCGCTGATGCCGCGCCATCCAGCGCAGTCCCCCTGTCTGCCGCTGCTGCGGCAGCAGCAGGTATAGGCGTAGCGGCAGCCGCTTTTGCCGGGTCTGAAACTAAAGCCAGCACGCAGCAAGCCAGCGCCCCCAAGCCCAGCGGGCTCGACACCAGCACCGCCCAAACCAGTGAACCCGTAAGCACGCCGCAGGCAGAGCCTGCAAGCATTCAGGCAGCATCGCCCTACCAGCACATTCTGGACAAGGTACTGGTGGGCCAGCCCCTGACGGATGCCGACGCCAAAATTCTGGCCAGCGCCGCCCCGCATGAGATGCCCGAGCTGACCGATGCGCATATGAAGGCCATGACCCAGCAAATGCTGGACCAGCGCGATGCCATGCTGGCCGAGCATGGCTTGACCGAAGCCGATGTGGCGGCCTTCCTCAAGCAGCAAGGCGCCAGCCACGAGGCAATTACCCTGGGCGGTATGAGCCGCGCCGAGCTGGAAGCCATAGGCAGCGGCACAGCCTCTACAGTGGCCCCATCCACAGCCAGCCTGGATTTGCCCCCTGGGCCATCGCCGCACCAGCATATTCTGGACAAGGTGCTGGTGGGCCAGCCCCTGACCGATGCCGACGCCAAAATTCTGGCCAGCGCCGCCCCGCATGAGATGCCCGAGCTGACCGATGCGCATATGCAGGCCATGACCCAGCAGATGCTGGACCAGCGCGACGCCATGCTGGCAGAGCATGGCTTGACCGAAGCCGACGTGGCGGCCTTCCTCAGGCAGCAAGGCGCCAGCCATGAGGCGATTACCCTGGGCGGCATGAGCCGTGCACAGTTAGAGGCGATTGGAAGCGGCAGCGCAGCAGCCATCAGCGATAGCGCATCGGCGGCACTGGCCGAGGCTGCTGCATTGCCGCAGGTGTCGCCCCATCAGCATATTGTGGACAAAGTGCTGCTGGGCCAGCCCCTGACCGAAGCCGACGCCAAGGTGCTGGCCAGTGCCGCACCGCACGAGCTGCCCGAGTTCACCGATGCGCACATGCAAGCCATGACCCAGCAGATGCTGGACCAGCGCGACGCCATGCTGGCCGAGCATGGCCTGACAGAGGCCGATGTGGCGGCCTTCCTCAAGCAGCAAGGCGCCAGCCATGAGGCGATTACCCTGGGCGGCATGAGCCGCGCCGAGCTGGAGGCCATAGGCGCACCGGCATTGCCGCCAGTGGTGTCAGAACAGGTGCCAGAAGAGGCGCCCAAAGAGGCGCGGTCCTTTTCTAATCAGCGGGCAGCGTCTGAGCCACAACCCTCACCCCAGCCTGCGCAACCTGCTTCAAAATTAGAAGCAGCTAGCGCAGCTGTAGAAAAGCCTAGACCCGAAAAGGACTGGAAGTCTCTGAATGCGATTGGCACTGGCATTGCACTGGGTGCATCTGCAGCCAATGCGGCGGCGGCCACTTCGCCCGAGCCAGCCAGCGCGCCCACAGGAGCGCTGACGCGTGAGGAGGTTCTTGCCCGCCACCAAGCGGGGCAAAGTCTGGCTGAGCTGGATTTAAGTGGGCTGGATTTGAGCAATGCCGATCTGAACGCAGCCCGCTTCGAAGGCTGCATTCTGGAAAAAACCTGTTTTGACGGCAGCCTGCTGCAAGGCGCAGTGTTCACCCGGGCCATGCTGCAGGAGGCCAGCTTTGAAAAAGCCGATCTGACACAGGCCCAACTGGACAATGTGCGTGCCCACAAGGCGCGCTTCAATGGTGCATGCGCCATTCGGGCCAGCCTGGTCGGTGCGGACATGAGTGCCAGCGAATGGAGGTCCGCCTCGCTGCTGCAGGCGCAGGCAGAGCGGGCAGATTTCTCCAACAGTCAAATGGAGCAGCTCAAGGCCTCCGAGATTCAGGCCCCGCATGCCAATTTCCATGAATGCCAGCTCAGGCAGGCAGATTTCAGCCAGGCGCAGCTGACCCGCGCCAGCTTTGACCGCGCCCTGCTGGAGGCAGCCCGCTTCGATCAGGCACAGGCCAGTGGCAGCGAATGGTATGGAACGCGGGCGCCACAAGCGAGTTTTACGCAGGCGGACATGAGTCAGGCCCGGGGCGGTATGCAGGCGGACTTCAGCCAGAGCGACTTCAGAGCCGTGCGGCTGGACGGTGCAAGCTGGCAGAACATAGGCCTGCGCCAAGCCGTGCTGCATGGCGCATCTTTGATCAACACAGACTTGAGCGGGCTGGAAGGGCAAGGCTTGCAGATGCAGGGCGCCCATGCCCAGGGCGCTCAGTTTGAGCATGCCAATCTACAGGCGGCAGACCTGAGGGCCAGCAATCTGATGGGGGCTTCAGTGCGCAACGCCAAACTGGCCGGCGCGCAGCTGGATTTGTGCAATCTGCATGGCTGCGACATGCTGGACAGTGACATTGGCAAGGCCAGCACAGAGAGCGCGCAGCTGACCTCTACCTTGATGGTCATTGAGGGTCGCGCAGAAACCCGAAGGAATTGA